In Colletotrichum higginsianum IMI 349063 chromosome 1, whole genome shotgun sequence, one genomic interval encodes:
- a CDS encoding Choline dehydrogenase encodes MRFSLVATLVTVLVDSSSAFAIPWKASPKQPRHDPFIGKRAANETLDGYDYVVVGSGPGGGPVAANLAIAGFKVLLIDAGGDSGDSWTEKVPALHLMSTEFQDTRWNYFVNHYPDPEQQKRDSKMTYEMPDGSFYVGLDPPAEAKPLGVWYPRAGTLGGCSRHNALISVNAHDSD; translated from the exons ATGCGCTTCTCGCTCGTTGCCACACTCGTTACTGTCCTGGTTGACTCATCCTCTGCATT CGCCATCCCGTGGAAGGCTTCCCCAAAGCAGCCTCGCCACGACCCGTTTATTGGTAAACGGGCCGCCAACGAGACGCTCGACGGCTATGActacgtcgtcgtcggctccggCCCCGGCGGTGGTCCGGTGGCCGCCaacctcgccatcgccggcttcAAGGTGTTGTTGATCGATGCCGGAGGAGACTCGGGCGATTCCTGGACCGAGAAGGTCCCGGCCCTCCATCTCATGTCGACCGAGTTCCAAGACACGAGGTGGAACTACTTT GTCAACCACTACCCTGACCCTGAGCAGCAGAAGAGAGACTCCAAGATGACGTACGAGATGCCGGACGGCAGCTTCTACGTCGGACTGGACCCCCCGGCCGAGGCGAAGCCCCTCGGCGTCTGGTACCCGCGCGCCGGCACCCTGGGCGGCTGCTCCCGCCACAACGCCCTCATCTCCGTCAACGCCCACGACAGCGACTGA
- a CDS encoding Choline dehydrogenase: MRSYFQKLERNMYLPSSIVGHGYSGWLGTSLTSLSLVVEDQKLLSLIVAAASAMGKSLLGFLLNTVAGLGQVLLRDINAPGQTSETGLYQVPLAMTDSIRGGPRDLILDTANAVNSDGSRKYHLDIKLDTLVTKIRFDESGDKPRAVGVDFLEGSSLYRADPRSGSASPSGSGSVDAKREVIISAGAFNTPQLLKLSGIGPKAELESFDIPVLVDLPGVGTNMQDRYEATVIGKTTSDFVITSKCTFLETSPDPCLEQYQQGLEPVSKGVYATNGIAIAIVLKSSVAEDEPDLFVSGAPAKFKGYFPGYASDSLADAQHWAWIVLKAHSRNNAGTVTLRSADPRDMPAIDFNYYDAGVNGAGEADKDLQATYEGFDFSRRAFDSLLPLDGSFPEVWPGGNVTSEEDAKQFLKDEAWGHHASCTCPIGPDDDPMAVLDSSFKVRGTEGLRVVDASVFPKIPGFYIALPLYIVSEKASDVIIQEAQASAA; the protein is encoded by the exons ATGCGGTCCTACTTCCAGAAGCTCGAGAGGAACATGTACCTGCCCTCGAGCATCGTCGGCCACGGCTACAGCGGCTGGCTCGGCACCTCGCTGACGTCCCTgtcgctcgtcgtcgaggaccagAAGCTGCTGTCGCTCAtcgtcgcggcggcctcggccatgggGAAGAGCCTTCTCGGCTTCCTGCTCAACACCGTGGCCGGGCTCGGCCAGGTCCTGCTTCGGGACATCAACGCGCCGGGCCAGACGAGCGAGACCGGACTTTACCAGGTCCCGCTGGCCATGACCGACTCCATCCGCGGCGGCCCCAGAGACTTGATCTTGGACACGGCCAACGCGGTCAACTCGGACGGATCACGCAAATATCACCTCGACATCAAGCTAGATACTCTC GTCACCAAGATCCGCTTCGATGAGAGCGGCGACAAGCCCCGCGCTGTTGGAGTCGACTTCCTGGAGGGATCCAGCCTCTACCGCGCCGACCCCCGTTCCGGCTCGGCCTCCCCCTCGGGGTCCGGCAGCGTCGACGCCAAGCGCGAGGTCATCATCTCAGCCGGCGCCTTCAACACGCCCCAGCTGCTCAAGCTCAGCGGCATCGGCCCCAAGGCGGAGCTCGAGTCGTTCGACATCCCCGTCCTGGTCGACCTCCCCGGCGTCGGGACCAACATGCAGGACCGCTACGAGGCCACGGTGATCGGTAAGACGACGAGCGACTTCGTCATCACCAGCAAGTGCACCTTCTTGGAGACGTCCCCGGACCCTTGCCTCGAGCAGTACCAGCAGGGCCTCGAGCCCGTGTCCAAGGGCGTCTACGCCACCAacggcatcgccatcgccatcgtgCTCAAGtcctccgtcgccgaggacgagcccgACCTCTTCGTCTCGGGCGCGCCGGCCAAGTTCAAGGGCTACTTCCCGGGCTACGCCTCCGACTCGCTCGCCGACGCGCAGCACTGGGCCTGGATCGTCCTCAAGGCGCACAGCCGCAACaacgccggcaccgtcaccCTCCGGTCGGCCGACCCCAGGGACATGCCCGCCATCGACTTCAACTACTACGACGCGggcgtcaacggcgccggcgaggccgacaaggacCTGCAGGCCACGTACGAGGGGTTCGACTTCTCCCGCCGGGCGTTCGACAGCCTCCTCCCGCTCGACGGGAGCTTCCCCGAGGTCTGGCccggcggcaacgtcaccagcgaggaggacgccAAGCAGTTCCTCAAGGACGAGGCGTGGGGCCATCACGCGTCTTGCACCTGTCCCATCgggcccgacgacgaccccaTGGCCGTTCTCGACTCGAGCTTCAAGGTCCGCGGCACCGAGGGTCTGagggtcgtcgacgccagcGTGTTCCCCAAGATCCCCGGCTTCTACATCGCTCTGCCGCTGTACATCGTGTCGGAGAAGGCGAGCGATGTCATCATCCAGGAGGCTCAGGCGTCGGCTGCCTGA